The following coding sequences are from one Rathayibacter sp. SW19 window:
- a CDS encoding DUF2255 family protein, whose product MGTTRVLTVGHSTHPIEEFIRMLRANAVACVADVRTIAKSRHNPQFAEDELRISLPASGIEYRRLENLGGLRHTTKKSANGAWRNASFRGYADYMQTPAFDVALAGLIELAQAQPKSQAVAIMCAEAVPWRCHRSLIGDALLVRGIEVDDIMTATQTKPHTLTSFAHVEGTRVTYPATSTTADPTNTTDTDAEDTMDADADNAMDAGADADADTDAFAALTDYLDTTDTVTIVTTRKTGEEKRTPIWSVVAGGKPYVRSVLGPRGAWYRRAVASGAAAFVLHGRQVAVNVQHVTDDEAIAAVDAAYSAKYSSQSSSLHPMLQDESRACTLLIVPAA is encoded by the coding sequence ATGGGCACGACGCGAGTTTTGACGGTGGGGCATTCGACGCATCCGATCGAGGAATTCATTCGGATGCTGCGGGCCAACGCTGTCGCGTGTGTCGCCGATGTGCGCACGATCGCGAAGTCACGTCACAATCCGCAGTTCGCAGAGGATGAGCTTCGGATCAGCCTGCCCGCCTCGGGCATCGAGTACAGGCGGCTCGAGAACCTTGGCGGCCTGCGGCACACAACGAAGAAGTCGGCGAACGGTGCGTGGCGCAACGCCTCGTTTCGCGGCTACGCCGACTACATGCAGACACCGGCGTTCGACGTAGCGCTCGCCGGGCTGATCGAGTTGGCGCAGGCGCAGCCCAAGTCGCAGGCCGTCGCGATCATGTGCGCTGAAGCGGTGCCGTGGCGCTGCCACCGCTCGCTGATCGGTGACGCGCTGCTTGTGCGCGGCATCGAAGTCGACGACATCATGACCGCGACGCAGACGAAGCCGCACACCCTCACCTCGTTCGCGCACGTCGAAGGAACGCGGGTAACGTATCCGGCGACGAGTACAACTGCCGACCCCACGAACACCACGGACACGGATGCGGAGGACACAATGGACGCAGATGCAGACAATGCGATGGACGCGGGCGCGGATGCCGATGCCGACACGGATGCTTTCGCGGCACTCACCGACTATCTCGACACCACGGACACGGTCACCATCGTGACCACCCGGAAGACCGGCGAGGAGAAACGCACCCCGATCTGGTCGGTGGTGGCGGGAGGTAAGCCGTACGTGCGATCGGTGCTCGGCCCGCGTGGTGCATGGTATCGGCGCGCAGTTGCCAGCGGTGCAGCGGCATTTGTTCTGCATGGTCGACAGGTCGCCGTCAATGTTCAGCACGTAACGGACGACGAGGCGATCGCCGCCGTCGATGCCGCGTACTCGGCGAAGTACTCGAGCCAGTCGTCGTCTCTGCACCCGATGCTGCAAGACGAATCGCGCGCGTGCACGCTGTTGATCGTGCCCGCCGCGTGA
- the mgrA gene encoding L-glyceraldehyde 3-phosphate reductase gives MTYLPADDRYNTMPYRRTGRSGLKLPAVSLGLWQNFGDDKPMETQQAILRRAFDLGVTHFDLANNYGPPYGSAEQNFGVHLRRDFAPHRDELIISSKAGYDMWPGPYGEWGSRKYMLASLDQSLKRMGLDYVDIFYSHRADPETPLEETMGALHTAVTSGRALYAGISSYSPERTRRAAEILADLGTPLLIHQPSYSMFNRWIEDGLLDTLTELGVGCIPFSPLAQGLLTDRYLGGVPGDSRVAREGSAHRSMLSEDTLVRIRSLTEIAASRGQTLAQLAIAWTLRNSSVTSALIGASSVAQLEANVAAIDNLTITDAELTAIDEYATDADINLWAPSSAVL, from the coding sequence ATGACCTATCTGCCTGCCGATGATCGCTACAACACGATGCCCTACCGCCGCACCGGGCGCAGCGGCTTGAAATTGCCTGCTGTCTCACTGGGGCTGTGGCAGAACTTCGGCGACGACAAGCCGATGGAAACACAACAGGCCATTCTGCGCCGCGCGTTCGATCTCGGTGTGACGCACTTCGATTTGGCCAACAACTACGGACCGCCCTACGGCAGCGCCGAGCAGAACTTCGGCGTACACCTGCGGCGCGACTTCGCGCCGCACCGCGACGAGCTGATCATCTCGTCAAAGGCCGGTTACGACATGTGGCCAGGCCCATACGGCGAATGGGGCTCCCGCAAATACATGCTGGCCAGCCTCGACCAGTCGCTGAAGCGCATGGGCCTTGACTATGTCGACATCTTCTACTCGCACCGTGCCGATCCGGAGACTCCGCTGGAGGAGACCATGGGGGCGCTGCATACCGCCGTCACCAGCGGCCGAGCGCTGTACGCAGGCATCTCGTCGTATTCGCCCGAGCGCACACGGCGTGCCGCCGAAATCCTGGCCGACCTGGGCACACCGCTGCTGATCCACCAGCCCTCCTACTCGATGTTCAACCGCTGGATCGAAGATGGCCTGCTTGACACCCTGACGGAACTTGGCGTCGGCTGCATCCCGTTCTCACCACTCGCCCAGGGCCTGCTGACGGATCGCTACCTCGGCGGCGTGCCCGGCGATTCCCGGGTCGCACGCGAAGGGTCCGCGCACCGGTCGATGCTGAGCGAAGACACGCTGGTGCGCATCCGGAGTCTGACCGAAATCGCGGCAAGCCGCGGGCAAACGCTGGCACAACTTGCCATCGCATGGACGCTGCGCAACAGTTCCGTCACCTCAGCGTTGATCGGAGCGTCATCGGTGGCGCAACTCGAGGCCAACGTCGCTGCGATTGACAATCTGACCATCACCGATGCCGAACTCACCGCCATCGACGAATACGCGACGGATGCCGACATCAACCTGTGGGCGCCCTCGAGCGCGGTGCTCTAG
- a CDS encoding DEAD/DEAH box helicase, which yields MPTALAPLVDVADIRSLVGPGAFERARPYARGSSVFDLGWDEGTARLTSRVQGTDAQPYQCSIQLAPGSPGYWRPTLGICSCPVRQDCKHVAATLLAGNVEAVRARIPKAAPAAPATPQAAWKVALGLPADGGPHSPARNGSGPWADRFGTGEAFGGESRPPAPLALQFELRETARQSRGRWQRTSTITVAAPAGATENVLIAVRPVVRSSRGRWVTSNVGWGSLHYQINRLNLDERQVRWFGQFSAVSRAVHGVYLGQDPERIILNDYTSPLLWNLLDQAANLGIALVSSKNDGTVSVAATATVSLDASTGAAASTGATASSGAAASSGAAASTGAAASSGAAASDASGRLTLTPIVRFSDRPVDPRAVGSIGDHGLYAVEWSTGSSGTRAPTITLAPTAEPLTAEQRRMLAADPLTIPADDVAEFFGDFFPLLHQTISMTSTDASVVFPEIAPPILVLTARYEPNQLLRLDWDWEYRFGEHILRRPLEADSAETGTRDAKTEELVRTGTATALADYLAGIGGDAALSDNVTIVLTHAPASTTVTLLEIDAAEFTVHALPVIRALQGVRVDVVGEQPDYRELTGTPSLTVSTVETDQRDWFDLGVLVQLDGRSIPFGPLFTALVQGKAKLKLIDNSYLSLRQPVFDRLRELIAEAGDLDEWETGPRINRYQASLWADFEDLADESEPAVAWRAAVGGLLALADADAAPAQNTPLPDGLCAALRPYQVSGYEWLVFLWRHRLGGILADDMGLGKTVQTLALIAHSVAHASRDQLTPPAGRVAREGRARVSRPPEIDSPGLDTVASAPYSTTGRAPFLVVAPTSVVSNWVTEAARFTPDLAVTAITKTQKKAGTPLAQTWAGADVVITSYTLFRLDFELYQAQDWAGLILDEAQFVKNHAAKAAQCARDLNAPFKLAVTGTPLENNLMELWSLLAITAPGLFPSLRRFTEQYVRPLQHENSRGDSAVLLARLRRRIRPLMMRRTKELVAPELPAKQEQVLQIELAPKHRKLYDTFLQRERQKLLGLIEDLDRNRFIVFRSLTLLRMLALDASLVDEQYAAVPSSKLDALFEQLEDVLAEGHRALIFSQFTSFLHKAKERLEARGIEYAYLDGSTRRRASVINGFKDGSAPVFLISLKAGGFGLNLTEADYVFLLDPWWNPATEAQAVDRTHRIGQRKNVMVYRMVSSGTIEEKVMALKEQKSRLFDAVLDDDAVFSTSLTADDIRGLLET from the coding sequence ATGCCGACCGCTCTCGCCCCGCTGGTTGATGTCGCCGACATCCGCAGCCTCGTCGGACCCGGCGCGTTCGAGCGCGCCCGGCCCTATGCGCGAGGCAGTTCTGTGTTCGACCTCGGCTGGGATGAGGGCACTGCGCGGTTGACCTCTCGGGTGCAGGGAACGGATGCGCAGCCGTATCAGTGCAGCATCCAGCTTGCGCCAGGCAGCCCTGGGTATTGGCGCCCGACGCTGGGAATATGCAGCTGCCCGGTGCGCCAGGACTGCAAGCATGTCGCAGCGACTCTTCTGGCCGGGAACGTGGAAGCAGTCCGCGCACGCATTCCGAAGGCCGCCCCGGCCGCCCCGGCCACGCCCCAAGCGGCATGGAAGGTGGCTCTCGGGTTGCCGGCTGACGGTGGGCCGCACTCACCCGCGCGAAACGGCTCCGGGCCGTGGGCAGATCGCTTTGGCACGGGGGAAGCATTCGGCGGAGAGTCGCGACCGCCGGCACCGCTGGCGCTGCAGTTCGAATTGCGCGAAACGGCGCGCCAGTCGCGCGGACGTTGGCAGCGCACGTCGACCATCACCGTGGCCGCGCCCGCGGGCGCAACAGAAAATGTGCTCATCGCCGTCCGGCCAGTCGTGCGAAGTAGCCGCGGGCGGTGGGTGACCTCGAACGTCGGCTGGGGCTCCCTGCACTACCAGATCAATCGCTTGAATCTCGACGAGCGGCAGGTGCGCTGGTTCGGTCAGTTCTCCGCAGTGAGCAGGGCCGTGCACGGCGTCTATCTGGGTCAGGACCCGGAGAGGATCATCCTCAACGACTACACCAGTCCCCTGCTCTGGAACCTTCTCGACCAGGCGGCAAATCTTGGAATCGCTCTGGTCAGCTCGAAAAACGACGGCACGGTCAGCGTCGCGGCGACCGCCACGGTGAGCTTGGATGCGTCGACTGGCGCAGCTGCATCGACTGGCGCAACTGCATCGTCTGGCGCAGCTGCATCGTCTGGCGCAGCTGCATCGACTGGCGCAGCTGCATCGTCTGGCGCAGCTGCATCCGACGCGAGCGGGAGACTCACCCTCACGCCCATCGTGCGGTTCAGCGATCGGCCAGTCGATCCACGCGCGGTCGGCTCGATCGGCGATCACGGTCTCTACGCAGTGGAGTGGAGCACGGGCAGTTCCGGCACGCGCGCACCGACGATCACACTCGCGCCGACTGCCGAACCCTTGACTGCCGAACAGCGCAGGATGCTCGCTGCCGACCCACTTACGATCCCGGCCGACGACGTCGCCGAGTTCTTCGGCGATTTCTTTCCGCTGCTGCATCAGACGATCTCAATGACCAGTACGGATGCCTCCGTCGTCTTCCCGGAAATTGCGCCACCCATTCTCGTGCTCACCGCACGCTACGAACCGAATCAACTGCTTCGACTCGACTGGGATTGGGAGTACCGATTCGGGGAACACATCCTGCGCAGGCCGCTCGAAGCGGATTCGGCGGAGACCGGAACGCGTGACGCCAAGACAGAAGAGCTCGTTCGCACCGGCACGGCCACGGCGCTGGCCGACTACCTGGCCGGGATCGGCGGCGATGCCGCGCTGTCAGACAACGTGACGATCGTGTTGACGCACGCACCGGCATCCACAACGGTCACGCTGCTCGAGATCGATGCGGCGGAATTCACGGTACATGCCTTACCGGTTATACGTGCGCTGCAGGGCGTTCGTGTCGACGTCGTCGGCGAACAACCCGACTATCGCGAGTTGACCGGCACGCCATCACTGACTGTTTCGACCGTCGAAACGGACCAGCGCGACTGGTTCGATCTCGGAGTGCTCGTGCAACTCGACGGACGGAGCATTCCGTTCGGTCCGCTGTTCACCGCGCTGGTGCAGGGCAAGGCGAAGTTGAAGCTGATCGACAATTCGTACTTGTCACTCAGACAGCCCGTGTTCGACCGCTTGCGCGAACTGATCGCAGAAGCCGGCGATCTTGACGAGTGGGAGACCGGGCCGAGAATCAACCGCTACCAGGCGAGCCTTTGGGCCGACTTCGAAGACCTCGCCGACGAATCAGAGCCTGCCGTTGCCTGGCGGGCCGCCGTAGGCGGATTATTGGCACTCGCCGACGCGGATGCCGCACCCGCGCAGAATACACCGCTGCCCGACGGCTTGTGCGCGGCCCTGCGCCCGTACCAAGTCAGCGGCTACGAATGGCTTGTATTCCTCTGGCGGCATAGGCTCGGCGGCATCCTCGCTGACGATATGGGCCTCGGCAAGACCGTGCAGACCCTGGCGCTGATTGCGCATTCAGTCGCGCACGCTAGTCGAGACCAGCTCACACCACCCGCTGGTCGAGTAGCGCGCGAGGGACGAGCACGCGTATCGAGACCCCCGGAAATCGACTCTCCCGGTCTCGATACAGTCGCTAGCGCTCCTTACTCGACCACCGGCAGGGCGCCGTTCCTGGTCGTCGCCCCCACCTCGGTCGTATCCAACTGGGTGACCGAGGCCGCCCGCTTCACCCCCGACCTGGCCGTCACGGCCATCACGAAGACCCAAAAGAAGGCGGGCACCCCGCTCGCGCAGACCTGGGCCGGCGCCGATGTCGTGATCACCTCATACACCCTCTTCAGACTTGATTTCGAGCTGTATCAGGCGCAGGACTGGGCCGGCCTCATCCTCGACGAGGCCCAGTTCGTCAAGAATCACGCGGCGAAGGCCGCCCAGTGCGCCCGCGACTTGAACGCGCCCTTCAAGCTCGCAGTGACCGGCACGCCGCTCGAGAACAATCTCATGGAACTGTGGTCACTGCTGGCGATCACCGCACCCGGACTGTTCCCGTCGCTACGGCGCTTCACCGAACAATACGTGCGCCCGCTGCAGCACGAGAACAGTCGCGGCGACAGCGCAGTGCTGCTCGCGAGGCTGCGGCGACGCATCCGCCCACTGATGATGCGCCGTACGAAGGAGTTGGTGGCGCCCGAACTGCCCGCCAAGCAAGAGCAAGTGCTGCAGATCGAGTTGGCGCCGAAACACCGCAAGCTCTACGACACCTTCCTACAGCGCGAGCGGCAAAAGCTGCTAGGGCTGATCGAGGATCTCGATCGCAACCGCTTCATCGTCTTCCGCTCGCTCACCCTGTTGCGGATGCTCGCCCTCGACGCATCGCTCGTCGACGAACAATATGCGGCGGTGCCATCCAGCAAACTGGATGCCCTGTTCGAGCAACTCGAGGACGTCCTCGCCGAAGGCCACCGGGCCCTGATCTTCAGCCAGTTCACCTCATTCCTGCACAAGGCCAAGGAACGGCTTGAGGCGCGAGGAATCGAGTACGCGTACCTGGATGGGTCGACGCGGCGACGCGCATCCGTCATCAATGGGTTCAAAGACGGCAGCGCCCCGGTGTTCCTGATCAGCTTGAAGGCCGGCGGATTCGGCTTGAATCTCACAGAAGCGGACTACGTCTTTCTGCTCGACCCGTGGTGGAACCCGGCGACCGAGGCGCAGGCCGTGGACCGCACGCACCGCATCGGACAGCGCAAGAATGTGATGGTCTACCGGATGGTGTCCTCCGGCACCATCGAGGAGAAAGTCATGGCCCTCAAGGAGCAGAAGTCGCGACTGTTCGACGCGGTGCTCGATGACGATGCCGTATTCAGTACATCGCTGACAGCCGACGACATTCGCGGGCTGCTCGAAACCTGA
- a CDS encoding carboxymuconolactone decarboxylase family protein: MVNNDDAIVQELFSGPDFVAGLKTRREVLGAAYVDASVANTDAFMAVFQKLTTEWCWNYAWNREGLDRKTRSMLNLAMLTAAGKPGELALHVRGALNNGVSVAEIQEILLQATIYCGIPSGLEAFKTAHQVLLEEGRLKDASSTNASE; the protein is encoded by the coding sequence ATGGTGAACAACGATGACGCAATCGTTCAAGAACTGTTCAGCGGACCGGATTTCGTTGCAGGACTGAAAACAAGACGAGAAGTGCTCGGGGCCGCATATGTTGACGCTTCGGTGGCAAACACCGATGCATTCATGGCCGTTTTTCAAAAACTGACAACCGAATGGTGTTGGAATTATGCGTGGAATCGAGAGGGGCTCGACCGCAAGACACGAAGCATGCTGAACCTCGCGATGCTGACCGCAGCAGGCAAACCAGGCGAACTCGCGCTCCATGTCCGTGGCGCCCTCAACAACGGCGTCAGCGTTGCTGAAATACAAGAAATCCTGTTGCAAGCGACGATCTACTGTGGCATCCCGTCCGGCCTTGAGGCGTTCAAAACCGCACACCAGGTACTGCTCGAGGAAGGGCGCCTGAAAGACGCAAGCTCCACGAATGCGAGCGAATGA
- a CDS encoding HNH endonuclease signature motif containing protein, with protein sequence MDDLLEVAADAPAVALFRVAADAVRAAMAEANPARLSDNELLTTMDAIEEAGRLIDAARIATAGEAADRSRPILGHDGLAWRTGCRNGNDLVTRVTRVSGREAVRRIKLGAAVADQVDIVSVRPARFPVVADALARGMLGADAADFIVTGLDSLPPFCTPTEVAVAERALVASATGAITDETAGLPGAGLAFAADLIRGQVEMWKARLNPDGAAPSDEAIEPRSSLGFGRLKDGVYPFRGGATPEFRGVMDTLFDTYLSAHSSTKFPSAQEQARMESGEIVPGAGDADGGVPDGRIPGDTRTTDQKRADILRCILDGAGRDASTPKMGGAAPQVMVHVNAVDLVNDDGVGWVEGVEAPVSMKTVERLICAGGMQTIVLGGDGEILHLGDKERFFTAAQRRAIGARDETCIIPGCNIPARWAEIHHVIPWQSHGATDVDNGVLLCWYHHHTIETSGWLIRMVKGMPEVKAPPWMRGSGQWVRAGAHRASKSRRSALGRT encoded by the coding sequence ATGGATGACCTTCTCGAAGTCGCAGCAGATGCGCCCGCGGTTGCCTTGTTCCGCGTGGCAGCCGATGCAGTGCGAGCGGCCATGGCAGAAGCGAATCCGGCGCGGCTCTCCGACAATGAATTGCTGACGACAATGGATGCGATCGAGGAGGCGGGTCGGCTGATCGATGCGGCGCGCATCGCAACTGCAGGCGAGGCGGCAGACCGCTCTCGTCCGATACTGGGTCATGACGGTTTGGCGTGGCGCACAGGCTGTCGCAACGGAAACGACTTGGTCACTCGCGTCACACGTGTTTCCGGCCGCGAGGCCGTAAGGCGAATCAAGCTCGGCGCTGCGGTTGCAGACCAGGTCGACATCGTCAGCGTTCGTCCCGCGCGATTCCCGGTAGTAGCCGACGCGCTTGCGCGCGGAATGTTAGGCGCCGATGCAGCAGACTTCATTGTCACCGGCCTCGACTCGTTGCCTCCGTTCTGCACTCCGACAGAGGTGGCTGTCGCGGAGCGCGCTTTGGTCGCAAGCGCGACGGGTGCCATTACAGACGAAACTGCCGGATTACCCGGAGCCGGGCTCGCGTTCGCCGCGGACCTCATCCGTGGTCAGGTGGAAATGTGGAAGGCTCGCCTGAATCCCGATGGCGCTGCGCCAAGCGACGAAGCAATCGAGCCACGAAGCAGTCTTGGATTCGGCCGACTGAAAGATGGGGTGTACCCCTTCCGTGGCGGTGCCACGCCTGAGTTCCGCGGTGTCATGGATACGCTGTTCGACACCTACCTGTCTGCGCATTCGTCGACGAAATTTCCGAGCGCGCAAGAGCAGGCCCGGATGGAATCCGGAGAAATTGTGCCCGGCGCGGGGGACGCCGATGGTGGAGTTCCTGATGGTCGGATTCCCGGCGACACTCGGACGACCGATCAGAAGCGGGCGGACATCCTTCGCTGCATCCTCGACGGCGCAGGTCGCGACGCCAGCACACCGAAAATGGGTGGAGCTGCCCCGCAGGTTATGGTTCACGTCAACGCGGTGGATCTCGTCAATGACGACGGGGTGGGCTGGGTCGAAGGCGTCGAAGCCCCGGTATCGATGAAGACGGTCGAACGACTGATCTGCGCAGGCGGGATGCAGACCATCGTCCTCGGCGGTGACGGCGAAATTCTGCACCTCGGTGACAAGGAGCGCTTCTTCACTGCGGCGCAGCGCCGAGCGATCGGCGCCCGAGATGAGACCTGCATTATTCCCGGCTGCAACATTCCGGCCCGGTGGGCTGAGATTCATCATGTGATTCCCTGGCAGAGTCACGGTGCCACCGATGTGGATAATGGCGTACTTTTGTGCTGGTATCACCATCACACCATTGAGACTTCAGGCTGGCTTATCCGAATGGTCAAGGGTATGCCAGAAGTGAAGGCACCTCCATGGATGCGCGGAAGCGGCCAGTGGGTACGCGCGGGCGCACATCGCGCCAGCAAGTCCAGGCGAAGCGCCCTCGGCCGGACGTGA
- a CDS encoding FitA-like ribbon-helix-helix domain-containing protein, translating into MANLQIKDFPDEMHAALRQRAREEHVTMSHLATEMIERELARIRLNAWIAKRDAAALPRIDVDVVALLDEVRQEYAPR; encoded by the coding sequence GTGGCCAACCTGCAGATCAAGGACTTTCCTGACGAAATGCACGCAGCGCTGCGCCAGCGGGCACGCGAGGAGCACGTCACCATGAGCCACCTTGCGACAGAAATGATCGAGCGCGAGCTTGCGCGCATCCGATTGAATGCCTGGATCGCAAAGCGCGACGCGGCCGCACTGCCGCGGATCGACGTGGATGTCGTCGCACTCCTCGATGAGGTGCGGCAGGAATATGCTCCTCGTTGA
- a CDS encoding OsmC family protein produces the protein MSSPTTIATEIPNVTAVERAGRLTEAGAAWGQRITTNPASAQLTYTVAGQGEGSVASVIAAGRHTFVVDEPGALAGDDVAASPVEFALGALISCQIVVYRLYAQNLGIRVDSISATAEGDLNVEGLFGIDESVRPGFSAVRLKINVTGPEDAARYEDLHRAVDAHCPVLDLFANATPVSVELIAN, from the coding sequence ATGTCATCACCCACAACAATTGCCACGGAGATCCCCAATGTGACGGCAGTCGAGCGCGCCGGCCGGCTCACGGAGGCCGGTGCCGCCTGGGGGCAGCGAATCACGACCAATCCGGCGAGTGCACAGTTGACTTATACGGTTGCCGGCCAGGGCGAGGGTTCCGTTGCGTCGGTCATCGCGGCCGGCCGCCACACGTTCGTCGTCGACGAACCGGGCGCACTCGCAGGCGATGATGTGGCGGCGAGCCCGGTCGAGTTCGCGCTGGGCGCCCTCATCTCCTGCCAGATCGTGGTGTACCGGCTGTATGCGCAGAACCTCGGCATCCGCGTCGACTCGATCTCGGCAACGGCGGAGGGCGACCTCAATGTCGAAGGGCTGTTCGGGATCGACGAGTCCGTACGCCCCGGCTTTTCTGCCGTGCGTCTGAAGATCAACGTGACGGGACCTGAGGACGCCGCGCGCTACGAGGACCTGCACCGCGCCGTCGACGCCCACTGCCCCGTTCTCGACCTGTTTGCCAATGCGACGCCGGTGAGCGTGGAGCTCATCGCGAACTGA
- a CDS encoding SGNH/GDSL hydrolase family protein — translation MRIRSLFATGLAVVVVGVLVGIGAALLSTAGADRHPNAPSPDAASTAQPSASASKTAQPNATSSAKPATPTPTPEFADYVAIGDSYAAGMGGGNETGRCRRSPQSYPKVLAQTEDIRLTRTAACSGATTADVQRDQLDALSTEDDLVTLTIGGNDLDVAGLANTCAKGVTRSCQADFQESLTLLNVLPDRLAATYAKVVQAAPHARIVITGYPLLFVIPPTDNPEFSTFAVVNAATASMNQQIRDAVGKLKKNGANVAYAPISFAGHEFGTKEPWITTSGPDIFHPNAAGYRAMAKAIERVLD, via the coding sequence ATGCGTATTCGTTCCCTTTTCGCGACCGGCCTTGCCGTCGTCGTGGTCGGGGTTCTGGTCGGGATCGGTGCCGCGTTGCTATCCACCGCGGGAGCAGACCGACACCCGAACGCCCCGTCGCCGGATGCCGCCTCGACGGCGCAACCGAGCGCATCCGCATCGAAGACGGCACAGCCGAACGCGACCAGCAGCGCAAAACCCGCGACGCCCACCCCGACGCCGGAGTTCGCCGACTACGTCGCAATCGGCGACTCCTACGCTGCCGGAATGGGCGGAGGTAACGAGACCGGGCGTTGCCGACGCAGTCCGCAAAGTTATCCGAAGGTGCTGGCGCAGACCGAAGACATCCGTCTCACGCGGACCGCGGCGTGCAGCGGCGCCACGACGGCCGACGTGCAACGCGATCAGCTGGATGCGTTGAGCACCGAAGACGATCTGGTCACACTGACGATCGGCGGCAACGATCTTGACGTCGCAGGCTTGGCTAATACGTGCGCGAAGGGCGTCACGCGGTCATGTCAGGCGGACTTCCAGGAATCACTGACCCTGCTGAATGTGCTGCCCGATCGACTCGCTGCCACCTACGCCAAGGTGGTGCAGGCGGCGCCGCATGCCCGAATTGTGATCACCGGGTATCCATTGCTGTTCGTGATCCCGCCGACCGACAACCCCGAGTTCTCCACATTTGCCGTCGTCAATGCGGCGACCGCATCCATGAATCAACAGATTAGGGATGCCGTCGGCAAACTCAAGAAGAACGGCGCCAATGTTGCGTACGCGCCCATCAGTTTTGCGGGGCACGAATTCGGCACCAAAGAGCCATGGATCACGACTTCGGGGCCGGATATCTTCCACCCCAACGCCGCCGGCTATCGCGCAATGGCGAAGGCGATCGAGCGAGTGCTCGACTAG